A portion of the Apus apus isolate bApuApu2 chromosome 3, bApuApu2.pri.cur, whole genome shotgun sequence genome contains these proteins:
- the MATN3 gene encoding matrilin-3 translates to MPSVAVSVCALGTRSCQQVCVSNSRSYLCDCYEGYTLSPDKRTCSAVDTCASGRHQCDQVCVSNNRSYACECYEGYTLNPDKKTCSAMDMCTPGRHDCAQVCLSNDGSYSCGCFEGYTLNPDQKTCSAVNMCSPGRHECEQLCLRDDLFCACGCYQGYTLNPDKTCSRAITSSLTTSEESCKCEAIAALQDSVTSRLEALSTKLDEVSEKLQGFQGRHQVV, encoded by the exons ATGCCCTCTGTAGCTGTGAGTGTGTGTGCACTGGGGACCCGCTCCTGCCAGCAGGTCTGCGTGAGCAACAGCAGGTCCTACCTTTGTGATTGCTATGAGGGCTACACTCTCAGTCCAGATAAGAGAACCTGCTCAG CTGTGGACACGTGTGCCTCTGGCAGGCACCAGTGTGACCAGGTCTGTGTGAGTAACAACAGGTCCTATGCCTGTGAATGCTATGAAGGCTACACTCTGAATCCAGACAAGAAAACCTGCTCAG CCATGGACATGTGCACACCTGGAAGGCACGACTGTGCACAAGTCTGTCTGAGCAATGATGGATCCTACAGCTGTGGCTGCTTTGAAGGATACACTCTGAACCCAGATCAGAAGACTTGCTCAG CTGTGAACATGTGTTCCCCTGGAAGGCACGAgtgtgagcagctctgcctgaggGATGATCTGTTCTGTGCCTGCGGCTGCTACCAAGGCTACACCCTCAATCCAGACAAGACTTGCTCAA GAGCCATCACGAGCAGTCTCACCACAAGTGAAGAATCCTGCAAGTGTGAAGCCATCGCTGCCCTGCAGGACTCGGTCACCTCACGCCTGGAAGCTCTGTCCACAAAAC TAGATGAAGTGTCTGAGAAGCTGCAGGGGTTCCAAGGCAGACACCAGGTGGTCTGA